The DNA region GCGACCTCCCATACTCGCGCTCTTCTGCCCGGTCATTCCGGCTTATCAGGAACAGAAATAATGCATTCTGCCGAACCAGAATACGAACCGACGCTGGCTGAGGCCACGCAGAACGAACCGTGGCGCAGCGAGGTCGCATCGCGCGTGAGTCGCTATCGTGCGAAGCGCCGCCGCAAGATCGAGGGCGATCAGTCAATGCGGCTCGATTTCGAAACCGAAGCGCAATCGACGCAGCAGCCACCGCCGGCGCGGAGAACGGAAGCGGCCGACACAGACTTCTATCGTCGCGCGAATGCCGCCTACGAGCAGCCAGCAGCGGTCGATATCCCGCTCGCGCATGCAACTGCCGGCCCGGCTTCGCCCGTCGATGCGGAAAGCGAGTGGCTGTACTCAGGCCCTCCGGCCCAGAGCACGGCTGCGGCAAGCGACTACGATCCCGATTTCGACTTCGACACGCCGCGTGCTGCGGTTGAACCCGAAGCGTCCGAGGCTGCGCGAACGGATTCCAACGTCATATTTTTCCCCAAGCCGCTCATGGCTACCATGCCGAGGCAAACGGCCGACGAACTAGCCGACCCTGTGATGAACCGGCCCCGCATTCTGGACGTGCCCGAAGAGGTCATGCCGACCATCCAGGGCGCACTGTTCGCGGAAATCCATCTTGATCCGGAAGAAGAGAGCGAGCCACTTCAGCAAGCGAAATCCGAATTCGAGATTCCGCTGCGCGTGGCGATGATTCCCGTGCGCGCTTATGCCGGCCTGATGGACTGGTTGCTCGTATTGGCAGCCTCCGCCGTGTTCGAGTTGATCGTCTGGACGATGATCCCCGCGCTGCCGCATACGAAGCCAATGGCGATTGCGGCGGCCATCGTGCCGTGCTTCTTCTGGTGCGTTTACCAGTATCTGTTGCTCGTATATTGCGGGCGCACTGTAGGCATGCAGATGGCGGGAATCACGCTCCGAACGTTCGAAGGCCGGCATCCGAACTGGGCGCAACGCAAAACCCGCGCGCTGGCGCTAGTGCTCTCAGGCGCATCGATGGGCCTCGGATTCGTATGGGCTTACGTCGATCCGGACATGCTCTGCTGGCACGATCGCATCAGCCGGACCTATGTAGCTCCAGTGAGTTAGCGTC from Clostridia bacterium includes:
- a CDS encoding RDD family protein, whose translation is MHSAEPEYEPTLAEATQNEPWRSEVASRVSRYRAKRRRKIEGDQSMRLDFETEAQSTQQPPPARRTEAADTDFYRRANAAYEQPAAVDIPLAHATAGPASPVDAESEWLYSGPPAQSTAAASDYDPDFDFDTPRAAVEPEASEAARTDSNVIFFPKPLMATMPRQTADELADPVMNRPRILDVPEEVMPTIQGALFAEIHLDPEEESEPLQQAKSEFEIPLRVAMIPVRAYAGLMDWLLVLAASAVFELIVWTMIPALPHTKPMAIAAAIVPCFFWCVYQYLLLVYCGRTVGMQMAGITLRTFEGRHPNWAQRKTRALALVLSGASMGLGFVWAYVDPDMLCWHDRISRTYVAPVS